DNA from Geobacter sulfurreducens PCA:
GAAGGCGCCGCGGGCCAGGGCCTCGGCGCAGGCGTCCTCCATGGCCCCCCGTTCGCCGGCCAGGAGAAAGTGGCGGGACGTATTGTGATTGGCAAGGTACACGCCGTTGTTCTCGGCAATGACCAGGAGGGGTTCCAGGGTGAGCCCCACCATGCAGCCGAGGGCGTAGGTCCGTTGTCTCCCCATGGCGGCCATGGTCCTGCCGAGGCGGACGGCGAGCTCCAGGGCGTCCCCCTCATCCAGGGCGCCGGCCGCGGCCAGGGCGGGGTAGATCCCCATGCTGTGCTCGGCGATGAGCCGGGGCGCGATCCCCTCGGCCCTGAGCCGGCGGGTCCGGTAGAGCCCCATGGCCACGCCGTAGGCCTGGAGTGCCACGGTATCGCTGGACGGCTCGCCGGTCCAGGAAAAGGTGTGCAGGTCAAAGGAGGCCCGCTGCCGCGTCAAAAGGGCAATGGCCTCGAAATCCGCGTCCTCCGGGAATTCGACCGGGGGCGCGAGGGGTTGTCCGGGAAACATGAAGCAGATCATGGTCAGGAGGCTTTCGTTTTGTCGGATTTTCGGATGGCGCTGCGGAACCCCAGGTTCATGGGGCCGAAGACCTGTACCGAGCGGTGCAGCTTGCCGATGCGCCGCCACATGGAGCCGAAGGAGTAGAAGGAGCGGTTGAGCCAGTCGTGCCCATCCTGGAGCTCCCGGGCGGTCATTCCCGTGGGGCGGAAGGTCACGTGCCCCATGTCGTAGTCGCGCCAGTCGTTGGAGGTGATCCGCCCCTCGGCCTCCAGCCGCCGGCGTACGGCGGTACCGGGGTAGGGGGTGAGGATCGGGAAGATGGCCGCCTCGATCCGGGCCTCTTCGCAGAAGCGGAGGATGCGTCCGAAGGAGTCCGGGGTGTCGCCGTCGTAGCCCAGGACAAAGGACCCGAGGATGCCGATGCCGTGGTCCCGGAATTTCCGGGCCTGGTCCAGGAACGCGGAGGAGCTGTTGGTCACCTTTCCCATGGCGGCCAGGGCCTCCTGGTCCAGGGACTCGAATCCCACGAACATGCCGATGCAGCCCGATTCGCCGGCGGCCCGCATCAACTCCTCATCACCGGCGAAATCGATGGGGGCATGGGAGAGCCACTTGAATCCCATTCCCTTCATCCCCCGGAACAGGGGCAGGGCGTAGCGGCGGTCGGCCACCAGGTTGTCGTCCACGAAAAAGGCAAAGGAATTGGCCTTGCGCAGGGTTTCCAGCTCGGCCAGCACCGCTTCGACGGGGCGCTCCCGGTACTTGCGGCCGTAAAAAGCGGTGACCGAGCAGAATTCGCAGTCAAAGGGGCAACCCCGGGTGGTCTGGAGGGTGTTGGTCAGCAGATACCCCTTGCCGGCGAAGATCTCGCGCCGGGCCACCGGGATCGATGCCATGGGCAGGAGCCCCGGGGACCGGTAGAGGCGCTGGAGCCGGCCCGCCTGGAAATCCGCCAGCAGCAGGGGCCAGGAGAGTTCCCCTTCGCCCACCACCACGGCGTCCACGTGGCCGAGGGCCTCGTCCGGGAGATTGCTGGCGTGGAATCCCCCCATGACGACGGTTTTTCCCCGGGCGCGGAAGCCGGCGGCGATCTCGTAGGCCCGGGGCGCCTGGGGGGTCATGGCGGTGATGGCCACCAGATCGCACGGGGCATTGAAGTCGATGGTCTCCCGGCTCTCGTCGCAGAGGGCCGCGTCCCACTCGGGCGGAGTAACCGCAGCCAGGGCGGCCAGGGCAAGGGACGGGAACTTGAAGCCCAGTTCGCCCCAGAGCCTGCCCCGGGGCCAGCCCGGCGCCACGAAGAGAATCTTCATTTCCGGTTGGCGGCGATATGGTCGGCCATGCTTCGGACCGACGCGAAGACCTTGGTGCCGGTGGCGGCGTCGGGGACCACCACGCCGAAATCCTTCTCCATGGCCACCACGAGTTGGAGGGCGTCGATGGAATCGAGGCCGAGCCCTTCGCCGAAGAGGGGGGCGTCGGTGTCGATGTCGTCGGGGGACATTCCCTCGATCCGGAGGGCGTCGATGATCATCTGCTTTACCTGCACAATAAGTTGGTCGGACATGCGGTTATCCCTTCACGGTTTCGTTGTGTTCATTGTTCCAGAAGTCGAAAAAGTTGTACCACTGGTCAGGGTAGCAGCGGATGTACCGCTCGAAGACCCCGAGTACCTGCTCCATCCCCCGGCGGATGGCCTCGGCGTTGCGGCCCCGC
Protein-coding regions in this window:
- a CDS encoding phosphopantetheine-binding protein translates to MSDQLIVQVKQMIIDALRIEGMSPDDIDTDAPLFGEGLGLDSIDALQLVVAMEKDFGVVVPDAATGTKVFASVRSMADHIAANRK
- a CDS encoding ACP S-malonyltransferase, with translation MFPGQPLAPPVEFPEDADFEAIALLTRQRASFDLHTFSWTGEPSSDTVALQAYGVAMGLYRTRRLRAEGIAPRLIAEHSMGIYPALAAAGALDEGDALELAVRLGRTMAAMGRQRTYALGCMVGLTLEPLLVIAENNGVYLANHNTSRHFLLAGERGAMEDACAEALARGAFSARLFPCDAPLHTPLMAEVAEELAAVAGDYRYREPSVPLVDHIDQDFLAAADLPVFMVRDLMEPVRWERTYRALRAAGVDRLYEVGAGDSLRKYNRWIESERGR
- a CDS encoding B12-binding domain-containing radical SAM protein; the encoded protein is MKILFVAPGWPRGRLWGELGFKFPSLALAALAAVTPPEWDAALCDESRETIDFNAPCDLVAITAMTPQAPRAYEIAAGFRARGKTVVMGGFHASNLPDEALGHVDAVVVGEGELSWPLLLADFQAGRLQRLYRSPGLLPMASIPVARREIFAGKGYLLTNTLQTTRGCPFDCEFCSVTAFYGRKYRERPVEAVLAELETLRKANSFAFFVDDNLVADRRYALPLFRGMKGMGFKWLSHAPIDFAGDEELMRAAGESGCIGMFVGFESLDQEALAAMGKVTNSSSAFLDQARKFRDHGIGILGSFVLGYDGDTPDSFGRILRFCEEARIEAAIFPILTPYPGTAVRRRLEAEGRITSNDWRDYDMGHVTFRPTGMTARELQDGHDWLNRSFYSFGSMWRRIGKLHRSVQVFGPMNLGFRSAIRKSDKTKAS